From Pongo pygmaeus isolate AG05252 chromosome 1, NHGRI_mPonPyg2-v2.0_pri, whole genome shotgun sequence, one genomic window encodes:
- the LOC129013765 gene encoding olfactory receptor 14J1-like, whose product MAFQLMGFSEVWWQQLMSGVMLLLILLVAFIGNLLIIMVSTFDQRLHNPMYFFLKHLSFLDLCYILVTLPKAIVSNVTHSSSISLWGCILQVFLVVFLACTEMALLTVMSYDRYVAICRPLHYEVIMKRGACINMVTYSWFSGGASGILHTATTFSLPLQASRLVHQFFCEIPQLLKLSCSDEYLAEVGAVAVTSSLSFICFITIVLSYIHIFSTVLKIPSPLGQSKAFSTCVPHLVVVTLFLGAAAMAYLKPAEDVPSVSDLLVSVLYTVVPPTLNPIIYSLRNKDMKAAVLKYLKIIYFGLTTC is encoded by the coding sequence ATGGCATTCCAGCTCATGGGATTTTCTGAAGTTTGGTGGCAGCAGCTTATGTCTGGTGTGATGCTTTTACTAATTCTTCTGGTGGCTTTTATTGGCAATCTCCTTATTATCATGGTTTCCACCTTTGATCAGCGTCTCCATAAtcccatgtacttcttcctcaAACACTTGTCCTTCTTAGACCTCTGTTATATCTTGGTTACCCTCCCCAAGGCCATTGTGAGCAATGTGACCCACAGTAGCTCCATTTCTCTCTGGGGATGCATCCTTCAGGTCTTCCTGGTGGTTTTCTTGGCCTGCACTGAGATGGCCTTGCTCACAGTGATGTCCTATGACAGATATGTGGCCATCTGCCGCCCTCTGCATTATGAGGTCATTATGAAGAGGGGTGCCTGCATCAACATGGTCACTTATTCTTGGTTCAGTGGTGGAGCGTCTGGAATCCTGCACACAGCCACAACCTTCTCTCTGCCCCTCCAGGCATCCAGGCTGGTGCATCAGTTCTTCTGTGAGATCCCTCAGTTACTCAAACTCTCTTGCTCAGATGAGTACTTGGCTGAAGTCGGAGCAGTCGCTGTCACCTCCTCATTGAGTTTTATCTGCTTTATCACCATTGTTCTCTCATATATCCACATCTTCTCTACAGTGCTGAAGATCCCATCTCCTCTGGGTCAGTCCAAAGCCTTTTCCACCTGTGTTCCTCACCTTGTTGTTGTGACTCTTTTTCTTGGTGCTGCTGCAATGGCCTACTTGAAGCCAGCTGAAGATGTTCCCTCTGTTTCTGACCTTCTGGTGTCTGTGTTATATACAGTAGTTCCCCCAACCCTCAACCCTATTATCTACAGCCTAAGGAACAAGGACATGAAAGCTGCTGtgctgaaatatttaaagatCATATATTTTGGTCTTACCACTTGCTGA